The following are encoded in a window of Roseimaritima ulvae genomic DNA:
- a CDS encoding fused response regulator/phosphatase, with product MSETAPIVILLVEDSPTARIHAQACLKQGLEGEYTLLNADTLAKTLKVLAEHEVNVILLDLNLPDSLGLDTFQQVRGVSSGAAIVIVSGESDERVAVSAVRAGAQDYIVKGPHFTAALLGRTVQFALERNARALIESELRSIRQELTIADAIQQMLYPKMDTQFPEVAVAGRCLPATLNCGDYFDFIPQSDGSLLVVIGDVSGHGIGPAMMMIETRAALRVLAGSEIELGEILNRVNRLLARDMQQRLFVTLFIAHLDPSRRQLRYASAGHPGYLVRPDGSVVTLESDNHPLGITSSEHYETLHSEDYRPGDLLALFTDGISEATCDHMAFLGDQGVLDEIVRQRKLSGEKILDAVFALAEDFNGSALQQDDRTAVIVQTHANHVPAPHRPPPQPPTIQQEDASLSDDHSPTV from the coding sequence GTGAGCGAAACTGCCCCAATCGTTATTCTATTAGTGGAGGACAGTCCGACGGCTAGAATCCACGCGCAGGCTTGTTTGAAGCAGGGGCTTGAGGGCGAGTACACGCTGCTGAATGCCGACACCCTGGCTAAAACGCTGAAGGTGCTTGCCGAGCACGAAGTGAACGTGATTCTGTTGGATTTGAACCTACCCGATAGCCTGGGGCTGGATACTTTCCAACAGGTCCGCGGGGTCAGTTCCGGTGCGGCAATTGTGATCGTCAGCGGTGAATCGGATGAACGTGTCGCGGTCAGCGCCGTGCGGGCAGGAGCTCAGGACTACATTGTCAAAGGACCGCACTTCACGGCAGCTCTGCTGGGACGCACCGTTCAGTTTGCCCTGGAGCGAAACGCACGGGCCTTGATTGAATCGGAATTGCGATCGATCCGACAAGAATTGACCATCGCCGACGCCATCCAACAAATGCTGTATCCGAAAATGGATACCCAGTTCCCGGAGGTGGCAGTCGCCGGACGGTGTTTGCCAGCGACGCTCAACTGCGGAGACTACTTCGATTTCATTCCTCAGTCCGATGGTTCACTGTTGGTCGTCATCGGCGACGTCAGCGGGCATGGTATTGGACCGGCGATGATGATGATCGAAACCCGCGCAGCGCTGCGGGTCTTGGCCGGCTCGGAAATCGAACTCGGCGAGATCCTTAATCGGGTCAATCGATTGCTCGCCCGCGACATGCAGCAACGTCTGTTCGTGACGCTGTTCATTGCTCATTTGGATCCCTCTCGCCGCCAACTCCGCTACGCCAGTGCGGGGCATCCGGGTTACTTGGTCCGGCCCGACGGCAGTGTCGTCACTCTGGAGTCCGACAATCATCCGCTGGGAATTACCTCGAGCGAACACTACGAGACCTTGCATAGCGAGGACTACCGTCCCGGTGATCTGTTGGCGTTATTCACGGACGGGATTTCCGAAGCCACGTGTGACCACATGGCATTTCTAGGTGACCAGGGCGTGCTGGACGAAATTGTCCGGCAACGCAAACTGTCGGGGGAGAAAATTCTGGATGCGGTGTTTGCACTTGCGGAAGATTTTAATGGCAGCGCCCTGCAGCAAGATGATCGCACCGCGGTGATCGTGCAAACCCATGCCAACCATGTGCCAGCACCACACCGCCCACCCCCGCAACCTCCGACGATTCAGCAAGAAGACGCCTCGTTGAGTGATGATCATTCGCCGACGGTATAA
- a CDS encoding protein kinase domain-containing protein, translated as MTDHPERPPGSSLPSPGEPAQPKQDAGLTVEHSESMEDVPSSFGRYRVTGFLGQGGFGSVFRGYDAQLQRAVAIKVPEVDVVGEKERERFRDEARHLAQLQHPGIVSVFDVGADEQHCFIVTELLPGLNLHDWLLANRPDWIESVEVVIQIAEALSHAHSRRVIHRDVKPANVLICPDRGPVLVDFGLALATANQGDEIGSVRGTMTYMSPEQIEGRAHRVDGRTDLYSLGVVLYQMLCGFVPFAAEKKRELRRQILQDEPQPPRQINTRIPPALEKVCLKALSKSPSKRFTTALDFAEQLRAILPSSNSGMTKSTSDLPFSEEGPASKSESLISTGALAGRRQVTVVHFSPSVVALDGRGEMDPEDQIDGLRRFQRLCKEAIAQLQGSLLPSGGQEVLACFGFPTSFEDAPSRAVQAALVVQDAVAELNAELRTGYQMAVVNNTSVHSGTVIVSSDDPGTVVGEAITLVAKLERYVDPGSLVVSGQTRELVTRYFDCQPLADQPSIPGGTRLYTVTPRTDLSTIGTTDDSAWTPLVGRQQEVDLLTGRWELACEGNSQIVLLIGEAGLGKSRLLHVMRTRVADEITGGQDRMVVEWRCSPFHQSSGFFPVRESFQALLGFERHASDADKLDRLEQHLGELGLATENYVPLFAALLSIDCDSRYAPLQLSSARQKEWTLEALSQWLSALCSLRPVMLIVEDLHWVDPSTLELLTLLAGQPGAESFLGLFTFRPEFTPPWPSSTQQTQIALQRLTRSQIEQIVSCFASDLPRGVVDRIVEHTDGVPLFVEEVTKMMTDIYRSKEDTVGQIPESTIGSRSHSVSIPPTLQALLAARLERLSGDLSVVRTAAALGREFSYPMLAASGDLPDQRLQLELDKLVQDQLIFRRGVPPDCHYTFKHALLQDAVYDGMLKRERREIHGRIADALLNQFQDVVTDRPELVAYHLTEADRISAALEYWAIAGNQATERGQFVEAVSHLELATELLTRIAAGSQTDALEYRLNVPLGISTLSLKGYAAPELGGIYDRRMELCRSLGDSMGELHALWAQGSFRIVRDETDICLQIARRIVAKAQQMENDGATMEALFIRAIVLFYRGDFRASLADCKNGWQLYDPERCVFHMSRTGQHAGVAHLAYMSLNLWHLGFPRQAERRMQQSLQLAETLNHPFMLAFALHHASWLAKCMQQAEQAIAYGERLMHVADEQAFFFWETTGMLFSAAGLAERGDAIQASERLQSGLDRYAMTGAALSLPQYHGYLAEAALQLGDGQQAETSLIAAAQAMQSSKEFYHRPEIQRLQARLAVHQGQLLAAQEHLRSAIENARQSGAASLERRCLTDLLPLLAGEEQAAAKAELDALETRLEAAQRSGSEDGESAGE; from the coding sequence ATGACTGACCATCCAGAACGCCCTCCCGGATCTTCCTTGCCGTCTCCGGGGGAGCCAGCCCAGCCGAAACAGGATGCCGGGCTGACGGTCGAGCACAGTGAATCAATGGAGGATGTGCCCTCGAGTTTTGGTCGATATCGGGTCACCGGTTTTCTCGGGCAAGGTGGCTTTGGTTCGGTCTTTCGCGGCTACGATGCCCAACTGCAACGGGCCGTGGCGATTAAGGTTCCCGAAGTGGACGTGGTCGGAGAGAAGGAACGCGAACGATTCCGCGATGAAGCTCGCCATCTGGCTCAGCTGCAACATCCGGGCATCGTGTCGGTGTTTGATGTGGGGGCTGATGAGCAGCATTGTTTCATCGTTACCGAATTGTTACCCGGATTGAACTTGCACGATTGGTTGCTGGCCAATCGCCCCGATTGGATCGAGTCCGTGGAGGTGGTGATTCAGATCGCCGAGGCCTTGTCGCATGCACATTCTCGTCGCGTGATTCATCGCGACGTTAAGCCGGCGAATGTGTTGATCTGTCCCGATCGTGGCCCGGTACTGGTGGATTTTGGGCTGGCCTTGGCCACGGCCAATCAAGGCGATGAAATCGGCAGCGTCCGCGGCACAATGACCTACATGTCTCCCGAACAAATCGAAGGTCGCGCTCACCGGGTCGACGGACGGACCGACCTGTATTCGTTAGGCGTGGTGTTGTACCAAATGCTGTGCGGTTTTGTGCCTTTTGCCGCCGAAAAGAAACGCGAACTGAGACGCCAGATCCTGCAGGATGAACCGCAACCACCGCGGCAGATCAATACACGCATCCCACCCGCGTTGGAAAAGGTGTGCCTTAAGGCGCTCTCCAAATCGCCTTCAAAACGTTTTACCACGGCGCTCGATTTTGCCGAACAACTGCGGGCGATTTTGCCGTCGAGCAATAGTGGGATGACGAAGTCGACCTCCGACCTGCCGTTCAGTGAGGAAGGCCCCGCCTCGAAGTCGGAGTCGCTGATATCGACTGGGGCATTGGCCGGCCGGCGGCAGGTGACAGTGGTCCATTTTTCTCCCTCGGTGGTTGCCCTGGATGGACGGGGCGAGATGGACCCCGAAGACCAAATCGACGGGCTGCGGAGGTTTCAACGTCTATGTAAAGAAGCCATCGCGCAGTTGCAAGGCAGTTTGCTGCCCAGCGGTGGCCAAGAGGTACTGGCCTGCTTTGGGTTTCCCACCAGTTTCGAGGACGCTCCCTCGCGGGCTGTACAAGCCGCCCTGGTGGTGCAGGACGCCGTGGCGGAATTAAACGCCGAACTGCGGACCGGCTATCAAATGGCGGTAGTCAACAATACTTCGGTGCATAGCGGAACCGTGATTGTCAGTTCGGACGATCCCGGCACGGTGGTCGGCGAAGCGATCACGTTGGTGGCCAAACTCGAACGCTACGTGGACCCCGGATCGTTGGTCGTCAGCGGACAAACGCGCGAACTGGTGACCCGTTACTTCGATTGCCAACCGCTGGCCGACCAGCCCTCGATTCCCGGTGGCACGCGATTGTATACGGTCACGCCTCGCACGGATCTATCGACGATCGGAACTACCGACGATTCCGCATGGACGCCCTTGGTAGGGCGACAACAGGAGGTTGACCTGCTGACCGGGCGATGGGAGTTGGCCTGTGAGGGCAACTCGCAGATCGTATTGCTGATCGGCGAAGCCGGGCTGGGGAAGTCGCGTCTGTTGCACGTGATGCGAACCCGCGTAGCCGACGAAATCACCGGCGGCCAAGATCGCATGGTCGTCGAATGGCGTTGTTCTCCGTTTCATCAAAGCAGTGGTTTTTTTCCAGTACGAGAATCGTTTCAAGCGTTGCTGGGATTCGAGCGTCATGCCTCGGACGCCGACAAGCTGGATCGCTTGGAACAGCATCTGGGTGAGTTGGGTTTGGCGACCGAGAACTACGTGCCGCTGTTTGCCGCGTTGCTGTCGATTGACTGCGATTCTCGGTACGCTCCGCTGCAATTATCGTCTGCGCGACAGAAAGAATGGACCTTGGAAGCGTTGTCGCAATGGTTGAGCGCGCTGTGTAGCTTGCGACCGGTGATGTTGATTGTCGAAGACCTGCATTGGGTTGATCCCTCAACGCTGGAGTTATTGACCCTGTTGGCGGGCCAGCCCGGCGCCGAGTCGTTTCTCGGTTTATTTACCTTCCGACCCGAGTTCACTCCGCCCTGGCCTAGCAGCACGCAGCAAACCCAGATCGCCTTGCAGCGGCTGACACGCTCCCAAATCGAACAGATCGTCTCCTGCTTTGCCTCGGACCTGCCTCGCGGTGTGGTGGATCGGATTGTCGAACACACCGATGGCGTACCGCTGTTTGTGGAAGAGGTCACCAAAATGATGACCGACATCTACCGCAGCAAAGAAGACACGGTCGGACAGATCCCCGAATCCACGATCGGCAGTCGGTCCCACAGCGTGTCGATTCCTCCCACCTTGCAGGCTTTGCTGGCTGCGCGGCTGGAACGCCTCTCCGGCGATCTGTCGGTGGTACGAACCGCGGCCGCCCTGGGACGCGAATTTTCTTATCCCATGTTGGCCGCCAGCGGAGACCTTCCGGATCAACGCTTGCAGCTGGAACTGGATAAATTGGTGCAGGATCAATTGATCTTCCGCCGGGGAGTGCCGCCGGATTGCCATTACACCTTTAAGCACGCCTTGCTGCAGGATGCTGTCTACGATGGGATGCTCAAACGCGAGCGTCGCGAAATCCACGGACGGATCGCCGATGCTTTGCTAAATCAGTTCCAAGACGTGGTGACCGACCGACCGGAATTGGTGGCGTATCATCTGACCGAAGCGGATCGAATTTCCGCGGCGCTGGAATACTGGGCGATCGCTGGAAATCAAGCCACCGAACGCGGACAGTTTGTGGAAGCGGTCAGCCATCTGGAATTGGCGACGGAATTGTTGACTCGAATCGCGGCTGGTTCTCAAACGGATGCACTGGAGTATCGTCTAAACGTGCCGTTGGGGATCTCCACGCTGTCTCTCAAAGGTTACGCGGCGCCGGAACTGGGCGGGATCTACGATCGGCGGATGGAGTTATGTCGCAGCCTGGGCGATTCGATGGGAGAACTGCATGCTTTGTGGGCTCAAGGATCGTTTCGCATCGTCCGCGATGAAACCGACATCTGTCTGCAAATCGCTCGCCGGATCGTGGCCAAAGCCCAGCAGATGGAGAATGACGGAGCGACCATGGAAGCCCTGTTTATCCGTGCGATTGTGTTGTTCTATCGCGGGGACTTCCGAGCTTCGCTGGCGGACTGTAAGAACGGCTGGCAGCTGTACGATCCCGAGCGATGTGTGTTCCATATGAGTCGCACCGGCCAACACGCTGGCGTGGCGCATTTGGCCTATATGAGTCTGAATCTGTGGCACCTGGGGTTCCCGCGGCAAGCGGAACGACGCATGCAGCAGAGTCTGCAACTGGCCGAAACCTTGAACCATCCCTTCATGCTGGCGTTTGCCCTGCATCATGCGTCGTGGTTGGCGAAATGTATGCAGCAAGCCGAGCAGGCGATCGCCTACGGTGAACGTTTGATGCATGTGGCCGATGAACAGGCGTTCTTCTTCTGGGAAACCACGGGCATGCTGTTCAGCGCCGCCGGCCTGGCCGAACGCGGGGATGCCATACAGGCCAGCGAACGTTTGCAATCCGGCTTGGATCGGTATGCCATGACCGGTGCCGCTTTGTCGCTGCCTCAGTATCACGGCTACCTTGCCGAAGCCGCACTGCAACTCGGAGATGGGCAGCAAGCGGAAACTTCTTTGATCGCCGCGGCGCAAGCCATGCAGTCCTCGAAAGAATTTTACCATCGCCCCGAGATCCAACGTCTCCAAGCCCGCTTGGCCGTGCATCAAGGGCAGCTCCTGGCGGCCCAGGAGCACCTGCGATCAGCCATCGAAAACGCTCGCCAAAGCGGTGCCGCAAGCTTGGAACGACGTTGCCTAACCGATCTGCTGCCCCTCTTGGCCGGGGAAGAACAAGCGGCTGCCAAGGCCGAACTTGACGCCTTGGAGACACGGCTCGAAGCCGCCCAGCGAAGCGGCTCCGAAGACGGCGAGTCCGCGGGCGAATAA
- a CDS encoding lactonase family protein, which produces MKSVSVGVLVEALLFGLCLSAFSGRLHAEDYHVYIGTYTGPQSRGIYVSRWDSDRGQLSPPVLAAEMKNPSFLAIHPNGQYLYAVEESADHQDQGQSSGALHAFRIERSTGSLTALNTVLAGGAASCHLTVDATGKYLLAANYTGGNVSVTAINKDGSLGQRTAFVQHAGSGAILPRQAAPHAHSINLDPQNRHAYVADLGLDKVLIYEFDADTGALTVNDPAAVALAPGAGPRHFSFHPNGKTAYVINEIDLTVAVLSHDAQSGALRVRQTLPTLPEDVERHRGLSTAEVVVHPSGKFVYGSNRGHDSIVVYQVDSSDGRLTYVENKSTAGRTPRNFAIDPSGQFLLAENQNSNSVVVFQIDPQSGKLTQTDTQIEVGSPVCIRFVAK; this is translated from the coding sequence ATGAAGTCCGTGTCGGTTGGGGTACTGGTTGAAGCGTTACTGTTTGGTCTCTGTCTGTCAGCGTTCTCCGGACGTCTGCATGCCGAGGACTACCATGTTTATATCGGCACCTACACGGGGCCGCAGAGCCGAGGGATTTATGTTTCGCGATGGGATTCTGACCGCGGCCAACTGTCGCCGCCGGTGTTGGCCGCCGAGATGAAAAATCCCTCGTTCTTGGCGATCCATCCCAACGGCCAGTACCTGTATGCGGTGGAAGAATCGGCGGATCATCAAGACCAGGGCCAGTCGTCGGGGGCGCTGCATGCGTTTCGCATCGAACGATCAACCGGCTCGTTGACCGCGTTGAATACCGTCCTGGCCGGCGGCGCCGCCTCCTGTCATTTGACCGTCGATGCGACGGGAAAATACCTGTTGGCCGCCAACTATACCGGTGGCAATGTGTCGGTCACCGCGATCAACAAAGACGGTTCGTTGGGACAACGCACGGCCTTTGTCCAGCACGCCGGGTCCGGAGCCATCCTGCCTCGCCAAGCGGCTCCGCATGCTCATTCGATTAACCTCGACCCGCAAAACCGTCATGCCTACGTCGCCGACTTGGGGTTGGACAAGGTGCTGATTTATGAATTCGATGCCGACACGGGAGCTTTGACGGTGAATGATCCAGCCGCCGTGGCTCTGGCACCGGGTGCCGGACCGCGGCATTTCAGTTTCCATCCGAATGGGAAAACCGCCTATGTGATTAACGAGATCGATCTGACGGTGGCGGTGCTGAGTCATGATGCCCAGAGCGGCGCGTTGCGGGTCCGTCAGACATTGCCAACGCTGCCCGAGGATGTGGAGCGTCACCGAGGGTTGTCGACGGCCGAAGTCGTGGTGCATCCGAGCGGCAAGTTCGTCTACGGCTCCAATCGAGGCCACGACAGTATCGTGGTGTATCAGGTCGATTCCTCGGACGGCCGTTTGACGTATGTGGAAAACAAATCCACCGCCGGCCGCACGCCGCGAAACTTCGCCATCGATCCGTCGGGTCAATTCCTACTGGCGGAGAATCAAAATTCGAACAGTGTCGTCGTTTTTCAAATCGATCCGCAGTCCGGAAAGCTGACTCAGACCGACACGCAAATCGAAGTCGGATCGCCGGTGTGTATCCGCTTTGTCGCCAAGTAG
- a CDS encoding ankyrin repeat domain-containing protein, with translation MNKPPRNDELVQAANSGDLALVQQMLESGADPNSVDRHGMGPLLTFHPEVTRHLLRHGADPNRQRNENISPVLVGICGNFECLRLMVEAGADVNIASKHNGETALHWVAGSDNLQAVRLLLDHGANPNARTNAGMKTYGLWRDARVRGETPLHRAAAWGSDDAIQMLLDAGADPTIRDAHRDTPLSWASWYRRDRSIIDQLAYEGSGVGPDFPPDAASATDR, from the coding sequence ATGAACAAGCCACCACGCAATGATGAATTGGTCCAAGCCGCGAATTCAGGCGATCTCGCGTTGGTCCAGCAGATGTTGGAATCCGGAGCGGACCCCAACAGTGTCGACCGACACGGCATGGGCCCATTGCTGACCTTCCACCCCGAAGTCACGCGGCATCTGCTGCGGCACGGCGCCGATCCGAATCGGCAAAGAAACGAAAACATCTCGCCGGTCCTGGTGGGCATCTGTGGGAATTTCGAATGCCTGCGGTTGATGGTCGAAGCGGGAGCGGACGTCAACATTGCCAGCAAGCACAACGGTGAGACGGCGTTGCATTGGGTCGCCGGAAGTGACAACCTTCAAGCGGTCCGCTTGCTGCTCGATCACGGTGCCAACCCCAACGCTCGCACGAATGCGGGCATGAAAACTTATGGCCTTTGGCGAGATGCCCGAGTGCGTGGGGAGACACCCTTGCACCGGGCCGCGGCCTGGGGGAGCGACGACGCTATCCAGATGCTGCTCGACGCCGGTGCCGATCCGACGATTCGCGATGCTCACCGAGATACGCCGCTCAGCTGGGCCAGCTGGTATCGACGAGACCGATCGATCATCGATCAACTGGCGTATGAAGGCTCAGGCGTCGGTCCGGACTTCCCGCCCGACGCTGCCTCGGCAACCGATCGGTAG
- a CDS encoding di-heme-cytochrome C peroxidase: MLVLLMGTGCIELPDTPPLDKKVLHLEQNWTADEREEFYHISQGTVLMKADWFLALEQPEIKFVGTVGMLRDDDYMARFGFLPDEKSARNPQGLPVGLAVTDVVLPVEGERQTVVGLTCAACHTGQLEYGDTAVRIDGGGAQIDVTKFQEALGASLMLTAKTPTRFRRFADRVLGANVGPSERQALKQEVTKVLRRGVQESLANRSKQLYDGRPGGFGRTDALAKIGNYVFGTELDDANLDHGGAPVKFPQLWDSPWFDWSQYNGSISQPMVRNIGEALGVRAQVNLDPRSERFLDSTVDIEGLHRIENLLAGGAPLQGLQSPRWPKDVFGELVETRVAQGAELYRSHCQKCHLPPLQSPQIWESENWIGNDAPSMTAGLQPPKQRRRYLNLNSVNLGAIGTDPGQATQFFQRYVKTNRLVLPSLTSGPWNRGRWEDRDWYKNVEPTREMEYPETVLPAGVALQRLTVAVAERYYDKQDFNEDQRELYNGYRNPAASSRLEYRPRPLNGVWASPPYLHNGSVRTIFQLLSPLEERDRVFYTGTRQYDPRHLGFKNIRFRGAFRYDTSIEGNHNTGHLFDAQPLGDGVIGPLLQVDERYQLIEFLKSLGPAGVPPATFLVNDD, encoded by the coding sequence ATGCTCGTGCTGCTGATGGGCACCGGTTGTATCGAGTTGCCCGACACGCCGCCGCTGGACAAGAAAGTGCTGCACCTGGAGCAGAACTGGACGGCGGATGAGCGAGAGGAGTTTTATCACATCTCTCAAGGCACGGTGTTGATGAAGGCCGACTGGTTTCTGGCCCTGGAACAGCCAGAGATCAAATTTGTCGGTACCGTGGGGATGTTGCGGGACGACGACTACATGGCCCGTTTTGGCTTCTTGCCCGATGAAAAGTCCGCTCGGAATCCCCAGGGGCTGCCGGTCGGCTTGGCGGTCACCGATGTGGTGCTGCCGGTCGAAGGCGAACGTCAAACCGTAGTGGGATTGACCTGCGCGGCTTGCCACACCGGGCAACTGGAATACGGGGACACGGCGGTTCGGATCGACGGCGGGGGAGCTCAAATCGACGTCACCAAATTCCAGGAGGCGCTCGGCGCTTCGTTGATGTTGACCGCCAAGACTCCAACACGGTTTCGGCGGTTTGCCGATCGAGTGCTGGGCGCCAATGTCGGCCCATCGGAACGCCAAGCTTTGAAACAGGAAGTCACCAAGGTCCTTCGCCGCGGTGTGCAAGAAAGTCTGGCCAACCGATCGAAGCAGCTGTACGACGGACGGCCCGGCGGATTTGGCCGTACCGACGCCTTGGCCAAGATTGGCAATTATGTATTCGGAACCGAACTGGACGATGCCAACCTGGATCACGGTGGCGCGCCGGTCAAATTTCCACAATTGTGGGATTCGCCATGGTTCGACTGGTCTCAGTACAACGGCTCGATCTCCCAGCCGATGGTTCGCAACATCGGGGAAGCGTTGGGCGTGCGAGCCCAGGTGAATCTGGATCCGCGTTCCGAGCGTTTTCTCGACAGCACGGTAGATATCGAAGGCCTGCATCGGATCGAAAACCTGCTCGCCGGTGGGGCGCCCCTGCAAGGACTGCAATCGCCACGATGGCCCAAAGATGTGTTTGGGGAATTGGTGGAAACCCGCGTGGCTCAGGGCGCGGAGTTGTATCGCAGTCACTGTCAGAAATGTCACCTGCCGCCGCTGCAAAGCCCTCAGATTTGGGAGTCGGAGAATTGGATCGGCAACGACGCGCCCTCGATGACCGCCGGGTTACAGCCTCCCAAGCAACGCCGACGATACCTGAACCTGAACAGTGTTAATCTGGGCGCTATTGGCACCGATCCCGGGCAAGCAACGCAGTTCTTTCAGCGATACGTGAAAACCAATCGTTTGGTGTTACCTTCTCTGACTTCGGGACCCTGGAACCGGGGCCGTTGGGAAGACCGCGATTGGTACAAAAACGTCGAACCAACCCGCGAGATGGAGTATCCGGAAACGGTGCTGCCCGCTGGCGTGGCCCTGCAGCGGTTGACGGTGGCGGTCGCCGAACGTTACTACGATAAACAGGACTTCAACGAGGATCAGCGAGAGTTGTACAATGGCTATCGCAATCCCGCCGCCTCCAGTCGGTTAGAATATCGCCCGCGGCCGCTGAACGGTGTGTGGGCATCGCCGCCTTACCTGCACAACGGATCAGTGCGGACGATTTTTCAACTGCTGTCGCCTTTGGAAGAACGGGATCGAGTGTTTTATACCGGCACACGACAATATGATCCCCGGCACCTGGGCTTCAAGAACATTCGTTTTCGCGGAGCCTTCCGCTATGACACGTCGATTGAAGGCAATCACAACACAGGTCATCTGTTTGACGCCCAGCCCTTGGGCGATGGCGTCATCGGTCCCTTGTTGCAAGTTGACGAGCGTTACCAGTTGATCGAATTTCTCAAAAGCCTTGGACCTGCGGGTGTTCCACCTGCCACATTTTTGGTGAATGATGACTGA
- a CDS encoding ABC transporter ATP-binding protein, which produces MSNPADPNAVFSVRDVTKVYPMGEVEVHALRGVDLDLQRGQFTVLLGPSGSGKSTLLNILGGLDLPTAGTVWFNGREMTTASDRVLTMFRRNAVGFVFQFYNLIPSLTARENVSLVTEVSSNPMTPEEALELVDLADRQNHFPAQMSGGQQQRVAIARAIAKRPQVLLCDEPTGALDAATGITVLDAIDRINRSLGTTTVVITHNAAIGAMADRVVTMRDGHVASDQQNDTKVSVNELVW; this is translated from the coding sequence ATGTCCAACCCCGCCGACCCCAATGCCGTTTTCTCCGTCCGGGACGTGACCAAGGTGTATCCCATGGGCGAGGTCGAGGTGCACGCGCTGCGAGGAGTGGATCTGGACCTGCAGCGTGGCCAGTTCACCGTGCTGCTGGGCCCCAGTGGCAGCGGAAAATCCACCTTGCTGAATATCTTAGGCGGTCTGGATCTTCCCACCGCCGGGACGGTGTGGTTTAACGGGCGAGAAATGACCACGGCGTCGGACCGCGTCTTAACGATGTTTCGTCGCAATGCGGTGGGCTTTGTATTTCAGTTTTACAATCTGATTCCCAGTTTGACGGCTCGCGAAAACGTCAGCTTGGTGACCGAGGTCTCGTCCAATCCGATGACGCCTGAAGAGGCATTGGAGTTGGTCGATTTGGCGGATCGGCAGAATCATTTCCCGGCGCAGATGTCCGGGGGCCAACAACAACGCGTGGCGATTGCCCGAGCGATCGCCAAACGTCCACAGGTGCTGCTGTGCGACGAACCCACCGGGGCATTGGATGCGGCCACGGGGATTACCGTGCTGGACGCGATTGACCGCATCAATCGCTCCCTGGGCACCACCACGGTGGTGATCACCCACAATGCGGCGATCGGTGCGATGGCGGATCGCGTGGTCACGATGCGGGACGGCCATGTTGCTAGTGATCAACAAAACGATACCAAGGTTTCTGTCAACGAATTGGTCTGGTAA